A single window of Dermacentor albipictus isolate Rhodes 1998 colony chromosome 1, USDA_Dalb.pri_finalv2, whole genome shotgun sequence DNA harbors:
- the LOC135907052 gene encoding uncharacterized protein: protein MTRPVHHQEEGSKGGSSSVRLEEALAAQQAQLRLEVPGSPGESNGRSQQPIHHQEEGSKGGSSSVRLEEALAAQQAQLRLEVPGSPGDSNGRSQQPIHHQEEGSKGGSSSVRLEEALAAQQAQLRLEVPGSPGESNGRSQQPIHHQEEGSKGGSSSVRLEEALAAQQAQLRLEVPGSPGESNGRSQQPIHHQEEGSKGGSSSVRLEEALAAQQAQLRLEVPGSPGESNGRSQQPIHHQEEGSKGGSSSVRLEEALAAQQAQLRLEVPGSPGESNGRSQQPIHHQEEGSKGGSSSVRLEEALAAQQAQLRLEVPGSPGDSNGRSQQPIHHQEEGSKGGSSSVRLEEALAAQQAQLRLEVPGSPGESNGRSQQPIHHQEEGSKGGSSSVRLEEALAAQQAQLRLEVPGSPGESNGRSQQPIHHQEEGSQAGGSSVPLGKALGAQQAQLRLKVPGSPGESNGRSQQPIHHMEEGAQEGGSSYPLERPLALSRLSCKARRENQTADHNSSSTIRTRARKGAAHQCPLERPWSRDFKPARAPSSRN, encoded by the coding sequence cccgtccaccaccaggaagagggctcaaAAGGGGGTAGCTCATCGGTACGCCTTGAAGAGGCATtagccgctcagcaggcgcagctccggcttgaagtcccaggttCGCCTGGAGAATcaaacggccgatcacaacagcccatCCACCATCAGGAAGAGGGCTCAAAAGGGGGTAGCTCATCGGTACGCCTTGAAGAGGCATTAGCCGCTCAGCAagcgcagctccggcttgaagtcccaggttCGCCTGGAGATTcaaacggccgatcacaacagcccatTCACCATCAGGAAGAGGGCTCAAAAGGGGGTAGCTCATCGGTACGCCTTGAAGAGGCATtagccgctcagcaggcgcagctccggcttgaagtcccaggttCGCCTGGAGAATcaaacggccgatcacaacagcccatCCACCATCAGGAAGAGGGCTCAAAAGGGGGTAGCTCATCGGTACGCCTTGAAGAGGCATtagccgctcagcaggcgcagctccggcttgaagtcccaggttCGCCTGGAGAATcaaacggccgatcacaacagcccatCCACCATCAGGAAGAGGGCTCAAAAGGGGGTAGCTCATCGGTACGCCTTGAAGAGGCATtagccgctcagcaggcgcagctccggcttgaagtcccaggttCGCCTGGAGAATcaaacggccgatcacaacagcccatCCACCATCAGGAAGAGGGCTCAAAAGGGGGTAGCTCATCGGTACGCCTTGAAGAGGCATtagccgctcagcaggcgcagctccggcttgaagtcccaggttCGCCTGGAGAATcaaacggccgatcacaacagcccatCCACCATCAGGAAGAGGGCTCAAAAGGGGGTAGCTCATCGGTACGCCTTGAAGAGGCATTAGCCGCTCAGCAagcgcagctccggcttgaagtcccaggttCGCCTGGAGATTcaaacggccgatcacaacagcccatCCACCATCAGGAAGAGGGCTCAAAAGGGGGTAGCTCATCGGTACGCCTTGAAGAGGCATtagccgctcagcaggcgcagctccggcttgaagtcccaggttCGCCTGGAGAATcaaacggccgatcacaacagcccatCCACCATCAGGAAGAGGGCTCAAAAGGGGGTAGCTCATCGGTACGCCTTGAAGAGGCATtagccgctcagcaggcgcagctccggcttgaagtcccaggttCGCCTGGAGAATcaaacggccgatcacaacagcccatCCACCATCAGGAAGAGGGCTCGCAAGCGGGCGGCTCATCAGTACCCCTTGGAAAGGCCTTgggcgctcagcaggctcagctccggctcaaagtcccaggctcgccgggagaatcaaacggccgatcacaacagcccatCCACCATATGGAAGAGGGCGCGCAAGAGGGCGGCTCATCATACCCCTTGGAAAGGCCTTTggcgctcagcaggctcagctgcAAGGCTCGCCGGGAGAATcaaacggccgatcacaacagctcGTCCACCATCAGGACGAGGGCTCGCAAGGGGGCGGCTCATCAGTGCCCCTTGGAGAGGCCTTGGAGCCGGGACTTCAAGCCCGCCCGGGCTCCTTCGAGCCGGAACTGA